In Acidobacteriota bacterium, the following proteins share a genomic window:
- a CDS encoding tetratricopeptide repeat protein — MKDAIFRRLMAGPLPWRTWRCLEEFRPLFQSRPFFLAICFAIVCSVACASASPPSNVVVVTIDTLRADHLACYGYDRIKTPNIDVLARSGARFANAFTPVPITLPAHTALMTGQYPMATGIRDFSGHKLAPGAMTLARVLQSHGYSTAAFIGSAALDSRFGLSLGFDTYYDHFNLGNSREIHLDEIERRGDQVVDLALKWLESHRQKPFFIWVHLYDPHAPYDPPEPYARLYRNHLYDGEIAFADAQVGRLFDYLKRQHLYENSLVVLASDHGESLGEHGEKTHGFFIYNATLHVALIVRIPGDSPRVVQQGVSLVDVMPTVLQALRIALPSSVQGQSLMGLMAGRQSGHDSGQYAENYAPLFHFGWNRLLSLEWRGMKYIETTRPELYDLKTDPRELHDLSNAHRALAQEMNERLHDLIRRYTPSSKSSTAAGQSTDPSLLASLRSLGYAAVSAANIPQADTRNLPDPKDRIQAYNLVSEALVDKQRGRYEESLRKLMQAEKTAPETLTIRFLAAQDELELKDYLRAAGGFKYILDRNPSDGAAAYYLGIAQLGSGNADGAEKSFNRALEIDPHNFSAAYNLGVAYSRQKQADAAIGAFRRAVEILPNYAEAHEALGELYLYLQRPNDAARELERAVAADPKMAKAHYELGRAYKALGLEEKAQREFSLSKAP, encoded by the coding sequence ATGAAAGACGCAATTTTTCGCAGGCTTATGGCCGGACCGCTGCCCTGGAGGACTTGGCGCTGCCTGGAAGAATTCAGGCCTTTGTTTCAATCGAGACCCTTCTTCCTTGCAATTTGTTTTGCCATCGTGTGCAGCGTCGCTTGCGCTTCCGCCTCGCCTCCGTCCAACGTCGTGGTTGTCACCATCGACACTCTTCGCGCCGATCATCTGGCCTGTTACGGATACGATCGGATCAAGACTCCAAACATCGACGTGCTTGCGAGGAGCGGCGCGCGCTTTGCAAACGCCTTCACGCCGGTGCCCATCACTCTACCGGCTCACACGGCGCTGATGACCGGCCAATACCCGATGGCGACGGGGATCCGCGATTTCAGCGGCCACAAACTGGCTCCGGGCGCCATGACTCTCGCCCGTGTGCTGCAGTCCCACGGATACTCGACAGCGGCGTTTATCGGGTCTGCCGCCCTCGATTCCCGCTTCGGCTTGAGCCTGGGGTTCGACACCTATTACGACCACTTCAATCTGGGCAATTCAAGAGAGATCCACCTGGATGAAATCGAGCGCCGCGGCGATCAGGTTGTGGACCTGGCTTTGAAGTGGCTCGAGTCACATCGTCAAAAACCCTTTTTCATCTGGGTCCATCTTTACGATCCCCACGCTCCTTACGATCCTCCGGAACCCTACGCCCGCCTTTATCGCAATCATCTTTACGACGGGGAAATTGCCTTTGCTGATGCGCAGGTCGGGCGGTTGTTTGATTACCTGAAACGGCAGCACCTTTATGAGAATTCCCTCGTCGTTCTGGCCAGCGACCACGGCGAGAGCCTGGGCGAGCACGGCGAAAAGACACACGGCTTCTTTATATACAACGCGACGCTCCATGTTGCCCTGATCGTGCGAATCCCGGGCGATTCGCCGCGCGTGGTGCAGCAGGGCGTTTCGCTCGTGGACGTGATGCCGACCGTGCTCCAGGCTCTCAGGATTGCGCTCCCATCGAGCGTGCAGGGGCAAAGTCTGATGGGCCTGATGGCGGGCCGTCAATCAGGACACGACTCGGGCCAATACGCAGAGAATTATGCTCCTCTTTTCCACTTCGGCTGGAACCGCCTTTTGAGTCTTGAATGGCGCGGAATGAAATATATCGAGACGACCCGACCCGAACTCTACGACTTGAAGACGGACCCTCGCGAGCTGCACGATCTGTCCAACGCTCATCGGGCTCTGGCCCAGGAGATGAACGAACGGTTGCATGATTTAATCCGCAGGTACACGCCATCGTCGAAAAGCTCCACGGCTGCCGGCCAGTCAACAGATCCCTCGCTTCTCGCCAGCCTTCGCTCTCTCGGATACGCTGCGGTTTCAGCGGCGAACATCCCTCAGGCTGACACCAGGAACCTTCCTGATCCCAAGGACCGGATCCAGGCATATAACCTCGTCTCGGAAGCGCTTGTCGATAAGCAGCGGGGCCGGTACGAGGAATCGTTGCGCAAGTTGATGCAGGCTGAGAAGACGGCGCCCGAAACATTAACGATTCGCTTCCTCGCCGCGCAGGATGAGCTCGAGCTCAAAGATTACCTCCGCGCGGCTGGGGGCTTCAAATACATCCTGGATCGCAATCCGAGCGACGGCGCGGCAGCCTACTACCTGGGAATTGCTCAACTCGGTTCCGGCAACGCCGATGGCGCCGAGAAATCATTCAATCGTGCGCTCGAGATCGACCCGCATAATTTTTCCGCGGCCTACAATCTCGGGGTTGCCTACAGCCGGCAAAAGCAGGCCGATGCCGCCATCGGAGCATTCCGCCGGGCCGTCGAAATTCTTCCGAACTATGCGGAGGCGCACGAAGCGCTCGGCGAGCTTTACCTTTACCTTCAACGGCCGAACGACGCCGCCAGGGAACTCGAACGCGCCGTGGCAGCTGATCCCAAAATGGCCAAAGCCCATTACGAGCTGGGCCGCGCCTATAAGGCCCTAGGATTGGAAGAAAAGGCTCAGCGCGAGTTCTCGCTCTCAAAAGCCCCTTGA
- a CDS encoding response regulator transcription factor, translating to MSARSILVVDDDPQIRRVMRTTLAAQGYRVDDVRNGSQAVEKISEGNYNLVLLDVNMPEMDGIEACRAIRSGGQGLDMAIVMLTVRSAEKDKIEALDAGADDYITKPFSTPELLARIRAALRRIPVPGLNLRQINLDKAQIDFESRRVLNSGREYRLTPKEFDLLAYLATHPNRILTHRELLQAVWGPDYGEETEYLRVFINQLRKKIEPQPSNPKYLLTEPWVGYRFNLPG from the coding sequence ATGAGCGCAAGATCAATCCTTGTTGTGGATGACGATCCGCAGATCCGCCGCGTGATGCGGACCACCCTCGCGGCACAAGGTTACCGGGTGGACGACGTCCGAAACGGATCTCAGGCCGTCGAAAAAATTTCCGAAGGAAACTACAATCTTGTACTGCTCGATGTGAACATGCCCGAAATGGATGGGATTGAAGCATGCCGGGCGATTCGAAGCGGCGGGCAGGGCCTGGACATGGCCATTGTCATGCTTACCGTGCGGAGCGCGGAAAAGGACAAGATCGAGGCCCTCGACGCCGGCGCCGACGACTACATTACCAAACCTTTCAGCACGCCGGAATTGCTGGCAAGGATCAGGGCCGCGCTTCGACGAATACCGGTGCCCGGTTTGAATCTCAGGCAGATCAATCTGGATAAGGCCCAGATTGATTTCGAATCACGCCGCGTTTTGAATTCCGGGCGGGAATATCGGTTGACCCCGAAAGAGTTTGACCTCCTCGCCTATCTTGCGACCCATCCGAATCGCATCCTTACGCACCGCGAGCTTCTTCAGGCCGTCTGGGGACCTGATTACGGCGAAGAGACTGAGTATTTGAGGGTCTTCATCAATCAGCTTCGCAAGAAGATCGAACCACAACCTTCAAACCCCAAATACCTGCTCACTGAACCGTGGGTCGGCTATCGGTTCAACCTGCCCGGATAG
- a CDS encoding ROK family transcriptional regulator: MLGRPRLLRDFNAQQILRLLRKHGPCSRADLARYSGLSAPTISSGVAYLKQHGLIEPMGPGPSSGGRPPDLLRFNSKVGYVAGVDIGTSLVRIALADLDGTIIEKVDVATHSQSTPDHVVSLIATGIRKLQARHRIPAKKLVALAAGVPGITDVQKGIVLSAPILAHWQAVPLREILAKRVGAHAVVENDVNLAALGEGRWGIARGVKNFVFLTVGSGIGAGIFINGHLYHGADWAAGEIGYLYVPGTEESPLAILKPGPLEDMIGARAIESAWRKLEGQGSENGRGGLEVDGGGILDLAEKGYPLAGRILQQTARILADAVTNICVVLNPSLVVLGGRVGSRPALFKATSRIIECNEFCRPRVAVSKLATEAAVLGAVQLALNVAEQKILPDIEKYDAFPSEGRALHQFED; the protein is encoded by the coding sequence ATGCTTGGAAGGCCGAGGCTGCTACGCGACTTTAACGCGCAACAGATTCTCCGCCTCTTGCGGAAGCATGGTCCCTGCTCGCGGGCGGACCTTGCCCGATATTCCGGACTCAGCGCTCCGACAATCTCAAGCGGCGTGGCGTATCTGAAACAACATGGCCTGATTGAACCTATGGGTCCGGGCCCCTCGAGTGGCGGCCGCCCACCCGACCTTCTCCGTTTCAATTCAAAAGTGGGTTACGTTGCAGGCGTTGACATAGGGACGTCGCTCGTGCGGATTGCGCTTGCGGACCTGGATGGCACAATTATCGAGAAAGTCGACGTTGCAACACACTCCCAAAGCACTCCGGACCACGTCGTTTCGCTGATTGCCACAGGCATCAGGAAGCTCCAGGCCCGGCACAGGATTCCTGCGAAGAAGCTGGTGGCGCTTGCCGCCGGAGTCCCGGGGATCACCGACGTCCAAAAAGGTATCGTTCTTTCAGCTCCTATACTGGCGCACTGGCAGGCTGTTCCCTTGCGCGAGATCCTCGCAAAACGGGTTGGGGCCCATGCCGTGGTTGAAAATGATGTCAACCTGGCGGCGCTTGGCGAAGGACGATGGGGCATTGCGCGCGGAGTGAAAAACTTCGTGTTCCTGACTGTCGGTTCCGGTATTGGAGCAGGGATCTTCATAAACGGCCACCTATATCACGGCGCCGATTGGGCCGCCGGGGAGATTGGTTATCTCTACGTGCCTGGAACGGAGGAGAGCCCGCTGGCCATTCTGAAGCCCGGGCCGCTGGAAGACATGATCGGCGCCAGGGCGATTGAATCTGCCTGGCGGAAACTGGAAGGCCAGGGCAGCGAAAACGGCCGTGGGGGGCTGGAGGTGGATGGCGGGGGCATTCTTGACCTGGCGGAGAAGGGGTATCCGCTGGCCGGCCGGATTTTGCAACAGACAGCCCGAATCCTTGCCGATGCAGTCACGAACATATGCGTTGTCCTAAATCCATCACTGGTCGTTCTGGGAGGCCGCGTCGGCTCGCGTCCTGCTCTATTCAAGGCGACCAGCCGGATCATCGAATGCAACGAATTCTGTCGGCCTCGCGTCGCGGTAAGCAAACTGGCAACGGAGGCGGCGGTGCTGGGAGCGGTCCAGCTAGCGTTAAATGTGGCTGAACAGAAGATCCTGCCCGACATTGAGAAGTACGACGCTTTCCCCAGCGAGGGACGAGCGCTCCACCAATTTGAAGACTAA
- a CDS encoding DUF4118 domain-containing protein, with protein sequence MPQLFFFPPIGTFTIAEPQNWVALFTFLVTSIIASQLSARARQQTQEATARREETERLYALSRAILLTEANQKAAGQFANEIVQIFNFPSVVLFERSTGEIHHAGPADLPQGLEEKLRQAAVDGTLFRDEQSSTTVTSIHLGGEPIASLAIGGPSLSDSALQAISNLVAIGLEKVRGQEAASQAEAARRSEEFKSTLLDAIAHEFKTPLTSIKAAAGALQLRSTQGAEQQRELISIVNEEAERLARLVTEAVRMARVEAGEIQLDRKLCRIGDLLTAVRENLRPLLEGRTLDIQVGPDLPMPEVDTELTEFAVRQVVDNSLKYSPPNSIVDVRAFADENGIVIAVRDQGAGIPEMDQPHVFEKFYRGSNVKSRLVGTGMGLALARQILRAHGGDIRLDHSSRNGSEMIILLPVAIMEKAG encoded by the coding sequence GTGCCTCAACTTTTTTTCTTTCCGCCGATAGGCACTTTCACCATCGCCGAGCCGCAGAACTGGGTGGCGCTATTCACTTTTCTGGTCACTTCCATAATTGCCAGCCAGCTTTCAGCGCGGGCCAGGCAACAGACTCAGGAAGCGACGGCGCGGCGTGAAGAGACGGAGCGGCTCTATGCCCTGAGCCGGGCGATCCTGCTAACCGAGGCAAACCAGAAAGCCGCCGGGCAATTCGCCAATGAGATCGTGCAGATTTTTAACTTCCCCTCTGTGGTCCTGTTCGAGCGCAGCACGGGTGAAATCCATCACGCGGGGCCAGCCGACTTGCCTCAAGGCCTGGAGGAAAAGTTGCGGCAGGCCGCCGTGGATGGCACGCTGTTTCGCGATGAGCAATCCTCAACAACAGTAACCTCCATTCATCTTGGCGGTGAGCCCATTGCAAGCCTGGCGATTGGTGGTCCTTCGCTCTCAGACAGCGCGTTGCAGGCTATCTCAAATCTTGTCGCTATCGGCCTCGAAAAAGTGCGGGGACAGGAGGCGGCAAGCCAGGCTGAGGCTGCCCGGCGCAGCGAAGAATTCAAATCAACGCTCCTGGATGCAATCGCCCATGAATTTAAAACTCCACTCACCTCGATCAAGGCGGCTGCCGGTGCTTTGCAGCTCCGTTCCACCCAGGGCGCGGAGCAGCAACGCGAGTTGATTTCTATTGTGAATGAAGAAGCAGAGCGCCTGGCAAGACTTGTAACGGAAGCAGTCCGCATGGCCCGCGTTGAAGCGGGAGAGATTCAGCTTGACAGGAAACTCTGCCGGATCGGAGACCTGTTAACTGCGGTCCGGGAAAATTTACGGCCACTTCTCGAAGGGCGGACCCTCGATATCCAGGTGGGTCCCGATCTGCCCATGCCCGAAGTGGACACAGAGCTCACAGAGTTCGCAGTTCGGCAGGTGGTTGACAACTCGTTGAAGTATTCTCCTCCCAACTCCATCGTCGACGTCCGGGCTTTCGCCGATGAAAATGGCATCGTCATCGCCGTCAGGGACCAGGGCGCCGGGATCCCTGAAATGGACCAGCCTCACGTTTTTGAAAAGTTCTATCGCGGTTCAAATGTCAAGTCGAGGCTTGTGGGAACGGGCATGGGTCTGGCATTAGCGAGGCAGATCCTTCGAGCGCACGGCGGCGACATCCGCCTGGACCACAGCTCTCGGAATGGGTCTGAGATGATCATCTTGCTGCCCGTGGCGATCATGGAGAAAGCAGGATGA
- a CDS encoding hydroxyurea phosphotransferase: MALKIPPRVAENARSTPAGAAWLDRLPGTVKALEERWSLTASGPFDHEDVTGGWVAPVTLADGTPAVLKVGIPHMEAEHEIQGLRFWDGDPTVRLLKADEGYGAMLLERCLPGTTLRMRPEAEQDLVITDLLRRLWRSPSVPHPFRPLSLMTKYWSGLSLADAEKWPDAGLVREGLRLFDELTRTAPEEVLLATDLHAGNVLCSQRKPWLVIDPKPFVGDPAYDATQHLFNCDKRLRANPDEMIHRIARLLGVDYDRVRLWTFARAAAEPRDDWENEALLAIASATAP; the protein is encoded by the coding sequence ATGGCATTAAAGATACCGCCTCGAGTCGCTGAAAATGCTCGCAGCACGCCTGCAGGTGCGGCCTGGCTCGACCGGCTGCCGGGAACCGTGAAGGCCCTGGAAGAGCGGTGGTCGTTAACGGCAAGTGGCCCTTTCGACCACGAGGACGTAACGGGCGGGTGGGTTGCGCCAGTAACACTTGCAGACGGCACTCCGGCGGTGCTGAAGGTGGGCATCCCACACATGGAGGCCGAACATGAAATCCAGGGATTGCGCTTCTGGGACGGTGACCCGACGGTGCGGCTGTTGAAAGCTGACGAGGGTTACGGCGCCATGCTGCTCGAGCGCTGTTTGCCGGGAACAACATTGCGAATGCGGCCAGAGGCCGAACAAGACCTGGTGATCACGGATCTACTTCGGCGCCTATGGCGCTCGCCATCTGTGCCGCATCCCTTCCGCCCCCTTTCTCTGATGACGAAGTATTGGAGTGGCCTGTCGCTTGCGGATGCTGAAAAATGGCCCGACGCAGGGCTGGTTCGAGAAGGTCTGCGCCTGTTCGACGAGTTGACGCGTACTGCTCCTGAGGAAGTTTTGTTGGCGACAGATTTACATGCAGGCAATGTCCTCTGCTCACAACGGAAGCCGTGGCTGGTGATCGATCCAAAGCCATTTGTCGGTGATCCGGCCTACGATGCAACTCAGCACCTGTTTAATTGCGATAAGAGGCTTCGAGCAAATCCCGATGAAATGATTCACCGTATTGCGAGGTTGCTTGGCGTGGACTACGATCGCGTCCGGCTGTGGACTTTTGCTCGCGCTGCCGCGGAGCCGCGCGACGATTGGGAAAACGAAGCCTTGTTAGCGATTGCCAGCGCGACAGCGCCGTAG
- a CDS encoding discoidin domain-containing protein — MRIHHDPPRDGPVRQEESPLNENSERDGRGKSSARNISRRKFLAGATTAALTAAPGGALAVSRAETEARFPGLRSQGGTPSYEKSDIGTIRIDATPGHETNAFKPNEALGTSIDMIPYKSSEKLYAPSMVKQCLSAGWGPMSYRQHTELQIAAWHWNPTGTWSDSARKQGYFTGSSELREPILHSYGYHLRHRGNTRNGGTESGFSRLTDGDPNSYWKSNPYLAERYTGESDSLHAQWVVIDLGAAQPVNAMRIDWTDPYARSYSVQYWTGNEDAMGKPTGGVWNTFAGGLVQDGRGGTVTLKLSMLPVTARFLRLLMTESSHTADTHGPEDPRNSEGYAIREIYAGTLGADGNFVDLMQHSSDENQTATYCSSIDPWHAETDLHMEGGEQTGFDLFFTSGVTNHLPAMVPVAMLYGIPEDAAAQITYLKKRGYPVSYVEMGEEPDGQYAMPEDYAALYLQFASAIHRVVPEAKLGGPIFEGVNEDIKVWPDSQGRTSWLGRFLDYLKSHGRIEDLAFMSFEHYPFEPCAVTWSDLYREPGLVSHILDVWREDGLPENVPMIISECNLSWNLNQSFVDIFGALWLAEYVGAFLSAGGAGINYFQFFPFPLSSGCHGWGTFGTFVAGEDHEIKGYTSQYFASRLINLEWVKPGGETHHCYRASTDVRDAAGSELLAPYALHRPDGEWSLMIVNRDQQNARKVRLVFENRSAQKESGFSGKVRMVTFGTEQFHWHGDGSNSHADPDGPPLESTLQADEATSITLPKASLTILRGKVGA, encoded by the coding sequence ATGCGGATACACCATGATCCACCACGTGATGGACCTGTTCGCCAGGAGGAGTCGCCCTTGAACGAAAACAGTGAACGTGATGGCAGAGGCAAGAGTTCAGCGCGCAACATTTCACGCCGGAAGTTTCTGGCTGGAGCGACGACAGCAGCGCTGACTGCCGCGCCGGGGGGAGCCTTGGCTGTTTCACGGGCGGAGACGGAAGCGAGATTTCCCGGTTTACGCTCGCAGGGTGGGACTCCATCCTATGAGAAATCCGACATCGGAACCATTCGCATTGACGCGACGCCCGGCCATGAGACCAACGCATTCAAGCCGAATGAAGCGCTGGGGACCTCCATTGATATGATTCCCTACAAGTCGTCGGAGAAGCTCTATGCTCCTTCGATGGTCAAGCAGTGCCTTTCCGCCGGCTGGGGGCCCATGAGCTACCGCCAGCACACGGAATTGCAGATCGCTGCCTGGCACTGGAATCCAACCGGTACGTGGAGCGATTCCGCCCGCAAGCAAGGCTATTTCACGGGAAGCTCCGAGCTTCGAGAGCCCATCCTCCACTCATACGGCTACCACTTGCGCCATCGCGGCAACACGCGAAACGGCGGGACGGAATCCGGCTTTTCGCGCCTGACCGATGGCGATCCGAACTCTTACTGGAAAAGCAATCCCTATCTTGCCGAGCGCTACACGGGCGAAAGCGATTCCTTGCATGCGCAGTGGGTGGTGATCGACCTTGGAGCGGCACAGCCGGTGAACGCCATGCGAATTGATTGGACCGATCCCTACGCGCGCTCCTATAGCGTGCAATATTGGACGGGGAATGAAGATGCCATGGGCAAGCCCACTGGCGGTGTCTGGAACACTTTCGCGGGCGGGCTTGTGCAAGATGGCAGGGGCGGGACCGTGACCCTGAAGCTTTCAATGCTGCCCGTCACAGCCAGATTCCTGCGGCTCCTGATGACGGAATCGTCGCACACGGCAGATACGCACGGGCCTGAAGATCCGAGGAACTCGGAAGGGTACGCGATCAGGGAAATTTACGCCGGCACGCTCGGCGCGGACGGAAATTTTGTTGACCTCATGCAGCATTCGTCGGACGAGAACCAGACAGCAACCTATTGCTCATCCATCGATCCCTGGCACGCTGAAACCGATCTCCACATGGAAGGGGGCGAACAGACGGGGTTCGATCTCTTCTTTACCAGCGGCGTCACCAACCATCTGCCGGCCATGGTTCCTGTCGCCATGCTCTACGGAATTCCGGAAGACGCGGCAGCGCAGATCACCTATCTGAAAAAGCGAGGTTACCCTGTTTCGTATGTGGAAATGGGCGAAGAACCGGACGGCCAGTACGCGATGCCGGAAGATTACGCCGCCCTCTATTTGCAATTCGCTTCGGCGATTCACCGCGTTGTGCCGGAGGCCAAACTCGGAGGCCCGATCTTCGAGGGAGTCAACGAAGATATCAAAGTCTGGCCGGACTCCCAGGGCCGAACGTCATGGCTGGGGAGGTTTCTGGATTATCTGAAATCGCATGGGCGGATTGAAGACCTTGCCTTCATGTCGTTTGAACACTATCCCTTCGAACCCTGTGCGGTGACCTGGTCCGATCTTTACCGCGAACCCGGACTCGTCAGCCATATCCTCGACGTCTGGAGAGAAGACGGCCTGCCCGAAAATGTCCCCATGATCATTTCGGAGTGTAACCTCTCCTGGAACCTCAACCAGTCATTTGTCGATATCTTTGGCGCGCTCTGGCTGGCGGAATATGTGGGCGCATTCCTCTCCGCTGGCGGGGCTGGAATCAATTACTTTCAGTTTTTCCCTTTCCCGCTCAGCAGTGGATGCCACGGGTGGGGAACTTTTGGAACGTTCGTCGCCGGTGAAGACCACGAGATCAAGGGATATACATCGCAGTATTTCGCCTCCCGGTTGATTAATCTGGAGTGGGTAAAGCCCGGTGGCGAAACGCACCATTGCTACCGGGCATCGACCGATGTTCGGGATGCTGCGGGGAGCGAATTGCTGGCCCCGTATGCGCTGCATCGGCCTGATGGAGAATGGTCATTGATGATTGTAAATCGTGATCAGCAAAATGCCCGCAAGGTTCGACTCGTGTTTGAAAATCGTTCCGCTCAAAAGGAATCCGGCTTTTCGGGCAAAGTCAGAATGGTGACATTCGGAACAGAGCAGTTCCACTGGCACGGAGACGGGAGTAACAGCCACGCCGACCCGGACGGTCCGCCACTGGAGTCAACACTGCAAGCTGACGAAGCAACTTCGATCACCCTGCCGAAAGCTTCTCTCACAATCCTGCGGGGCAAAGTTGGAGCGTGA
- a CDS encoding nucleotide pyrophosphatase, which translates to MKGWAQVGFAGAMMLAGCAVACHRVTTRPVTTQIVVLGFDGADPTLISKFIAAGRLPNLARLAHTGTFRPLRTTNPPESPVAWASFATGLNPGGTGIFDFLKRDPRTYLPQLALVEKRKPEFLFKLIPIRPPVAINERHGTPFYASAAGAGYKVTVLRMPLEFPPTPVPGGKLLAGLGLPDVRGTWGTFFYFGTDLTSWDVGDTEFGGKLVRLTLKDNRASATVDGPVDPTAKKFSRISLPIEFTVASATKAVHIRLGGNSETVGEGQWSGWFRPKFPITPFLSVSAVSRFYVLETSPDLRVYMTPLNIDPVHPILPISYPADFSARLARSYGLYKTLGWWHDTWALNEERISEGVFLQDCWQTSKKLEDMTLDELRNHPPSLMVSIFTFTDSVQHMFFRLIDPLHPRYDPEEAREYGDAIPQAYERMDEIVGQVLKAMKPGATLIIVSDHGFHTWRWGFNTNTWLVQNGYMALKNPSAGGNSYKLEDLYGQGSFFPNVDWSRTRAYALGLGQIYLNERGREAAGIVSPGPEADRLLHEIQQKLLAFRDPDNGQPVLQNVCLSSDIDHGPYMKDAPDLQLNFHVGYRTSWQTALGAIPPGVVVANTRKWSGDHCASDPSDTPGILFCNRVLESAKPGILDIAPTVLKILGAASPGPLDGKPLEFSPASASGTGR; encoded by the coding sequence ATGAAAGGCTGGGCCCAGGTGGGGTTTGCGGGTGCGATGATGCTTGCAGGGTGCGCGGTCGCCTGCCATCGCGTTACAACGCGCCCCGTCACTACGCAAATTGTGGTTTTAGGGTTTGACGGCGCTGACCCCACGCTGATTTCCAAATTTATTGCGGCCGGCCGGCTTCCGAACCTCGCCCGCCTTGCCCATACAGGCACCTTCAGGCCGCTACGGACTACCAATCCCCCGGAGTCGCCCGTGGCGTGGGCTTCATTTGCGACGGGCCTTAACCCGGGCGGAACAGGGATCTTTGATTTTCTCAAACGCGACCCCAGGACCTACCTTCCTCAGCTCGCGCTGGTTGAAAAGCGAAAGCCCGAATTCCTCTTCAAATTGATTCCCATCCGCCCGCCCGTGGCGATTAACGAGCGCCACGGCACGCCTTTTTATGCTAGCGCTGCTGGCGCCGGCTACAAAGTGACCGTGTTGCGGATGCCGCTCGAGTTCCCGCCCACCCCGGTTCCCGGCGGCAAGCTCCTGGCGGGACTTGGCCTGCCGGACGTTCGCGGCACCTGGGGAACATTCTTTTACTTTGGCACGGACCTGACATCGTGGGACGTCGGCGATACGGAATTCGGCGGCAAACTGGTCCGCCTGACGCTCAAGGATAATCGTGCCAGCGCGACGGTGGATGGCCCCGTCGATCCCACGGCGAAAAAATTCAGCCGTATTTCACTTCCCATTGAATTCACGGTTGCCAGCGCAACCAAGGCGGTCCACATTCGCCTCGGCGGCAACTCTGAAACCGTCGGTGAAGGCCAGTGGAGCGGCTGGTTCCGGCCAAAATTCCCCATCACACCGTTTCTCTCGGTCAGCGCCGTCTCCCGCTTTTATGTACTTGAGACCTCGCCCGACCTTCGGGTTTATATGACACCGCTCAATATTGACCCGGTCCATCCCATCCTGCCCATTTCCTATCCGGCCGATTTCTCTGCCCGGCTCGCGAGGAGCTACGGGCTCTATAAGACGCTCGGCTGGTGGCATGATACCTGGGCGCTCAATGAAGAACGCATCAGCGAGGGGGTTTTCCTGCAGGATTGCTGGCAAACCTCAAAAAAGCTCGAAGACATGACGCTCGATGAGCTTCGTAATCACCCGCCGTCGCTAATGGTATCGATTTTTACTTTTACTGACAGCGTCCAGCATATGTTCTTCCGCCTGATCGATCCTCTGCATCCCCGCTACGATCCCGAGGAGGCCCGCGAATACGGTGATGCGATTCCGCAGGCCTACGAGCGCATGGACGAAATCGTCGGCCAGGTGCTTAAAGCCATGAAACCCGGCGCTACCCTCATTATTGTTTCCGATCACGGTTTCCACACCTGGCGGTGGGGATTTAACACCAACACCTGGCTTGTCCAGAACGGTTACATGGCCCTCAAGAATCCCAGCGCGGGCGGCAATAGTTATAAATTGGAGGACCTCTATGGCCAGGGCAGCTTTTTCCCAAATGTCGACTGGAGCCGAACCAGGGCTTACGCACTTGGCCTGGGGCAAATTTACCTGAACGAACGCGGACGCGAGGCAGCCGGAATTGTCAGTCCGGGACCGGAGGCGGATCGGTTGCTCCACGAGATTCAGCAGAAGCTGCTGGCCTTTCGTGATCCTGACAACGGCCAGCCCGTTTTGCAGAATGTATGCCTCAGCAGTGATATTGACCACGGACCTTACATGAAAGACGCGCCCGACCTCCAACTCAATTTCCACGTCGGGTATCGTACCTCCTGGCAGACGGCCCTGGGTGCTATTCCTCCTGGCGTCGTTGTCGCCAATACGCGAAAGTGGAGCGGCGATCATTGCGCTTCCGACCCGAGCGACACCCCTGGCATTTTATTCTGCAACCGGGTTCTTGAATCGGCGAAGCCAGGCATCCTCGATATCGCTCCCACAGTCCTGAAAATCCTGGGCGCCGCTTCCCCCGGCCCTCTGGACGGCAAGCCATTGGAATTCAGTCCGGCTTCAGCCAGTGGAACCGGAAGGTAG